The genomic stretch TTCTTTGAGTACACCAGATGTTTTGACGAATACACCAGACATGTTTTAAATATGTAATAAACTGTTTTGAGTTACCCGAACAATAGTTTGGTTGTGAGTATTCATCATGATATGCGGGAAAGATAAAATTACGGCTAGCGCGTTACGTGGCTCATTTAACTTGCCCCAGACTGCGAATCCGTAGAAGTCCGTGAAAATATGCGCCGTAAGGAATCACGTCCGTTCTACTGATTTTATAGAAATTAGAGAGAGACTGCTCGTGGTCTAAAAGTATCCCGGGAACGGAATTCGAGATTGGGGCATAACTGTTGTTTCTGAATATCATGTGAGGCTGGTATtgaagagggtgctaatggggttaacagttaactgacaattggccaaaaaaatagtagttaactgatatttggccaaaaaattagtagttaactgataaatgaaaagttaacagttaagtgatattctattaattatactaaatacgattgttctttttaataaaagcaacaaaggtttttcctaacagcgaagctatttcgtgcgttttacctgtcccgctgcgtgaccaggtaacatatatagaggatattacacgatGGCGAGAAGatttgaattttatgttcgagtggcaagaacaatatctcacgagtgagcgaagcgaacgagtgagatattgttctataaaaaaggcggaaaaaaaaggcgggaatcatgacgtcattgaacgatacgacactcacaaaggtgacatacggaaaatacgccactcgggtccggatgtagtggcgtatggaatctacgagtggtttagttcccagtaaaacactctcctccatataataataactgatattattatacatcagactcactatgaaaaatctgattcgtcgagagcattcaatcaattcacaatagcttgtgaacttgacatgataaatgtaatatctgctgcagataatacatttatcatgtcaagttcaacgcctgcctggttactaagccccttcgagtgttctcctcagaaacaaaatggctgaacgcttcgcttctgtttctgaggatgaattatgtaaaaaatgtataataaaacaattattgaattcggttttcgcatgatatcatgaattatcaaaacctcgtgtctgtgttatctgccgaagccgaaggctgaggcagataacacagacctcagTTTTGacaattcatgatatcatgctcaacctcatccaataattgtttattatatgcgaaaggcgccagagggtcgtaccaggctttgaccttgatcttcgtgatggcgtcgagtggcttggtgaaggttattcttagcttttattgcgatgatgaaggatcggcattcgaacggcacagaggtcgtgtaccgttcgacattgaaaagcataattcaatggagatagccttccaaacatttgatagaattcatggaaatcaaacagcaagcggaaaagttcgggcttgctggcttcgatttaaagttgtttcgactggaaaagattgacgggaaagccgaaaattttgcagttgtgacaaaggcccagctggaaatggagctaccctttctaatggtaagtgccacaagtgagctaaatggtgcgtattttaatttgtctttttgtttgaaattttgtccacatGCGTATGcaggttgaccacactcgacaaGTCGTTTTCAGAGcagtgtcagattaatgagcaagatatctgattacagtacaacctttattaagcggaccctatagttggtgaacacaccgtattttagcggacagaagcatcagtgagttttgattttttccattccatactctctgtcgaaccaatgatcgtatcacgatcttgacatgaaggaaagcgcgtgaaaaattacagtgtttgtatgagaatctagtgtcgaataattttcgtaaagcggttgttctaaaactaaagctacgctacaaagagttctactgacaaatttaaggggccacacgtacctgagctttaatttttccgtttgcttgttttagactttccataaatttctcggtaattttcccgggaaatttttgtcggcggaaagaaaaatattgcCAGAGAAATGcaagacatataaagaaaattttaaaaagtggttctagcACAGGTGAGGTCgtcaaattttatctgaagaatccttcacctagttaccagttacgttttgaagtaaagaaaattcgggttgtgaaacaattattatcgctgagataataaaagttactagataactaaaattagtagttaactgacaattggccaaaaaaatagtagttaactgacaattagccgaaaaattagtagttaaccgacaattgggtacccccattagcaccctcattGAACACAACTAAATTGTTGGCATGGGCTTTTTCCGTTTGGTGACtttttaagggccgatttacacggtacgatttatgtcgcatgcgacaagctcacagGCCCgcacatgacttacgattgtcacagcgttttaaaacaagttttaaaatgatgaaatgaatcatatatgaaccgcggatatgaaatcaagtgaagctatgatcttcgcagttatgagagcaatttttgcaattgcgtagggaagcctgaaaatttcgggacttcaacggggtttgaacccgtgacctcgcgattccggtgcgacgctctaaccaactgagctatgaagccactaacgttgggagctggtcatttgtgggttctaatggtcccgtgaggaatgaatcaatgatgaaatggtatatgaaatgaatcatatatgagctgcggatatgaaatcggAATCGCGAGGGCACGGGTTCAAGCCCCGttgaagcctgaaaatttcaggacttcaacggggtttgaacccgtgccCTCGCGATTccgatttcatatccgcagatcatatatgattcatttcatataccatttcatcattaattcattcctcacgggaccattagaacccacaaatgaccagctcctaacatcagtggcttcatagctcagttggttagagcgtcgcaccggaatcgcgaggtcacgggttcaaaccacgttgaagtcctgaaattttcaggcttatctacgcaattgtaaaaattgctctcataactgcgaagatcatagcttcacttgatgttttaaaatgctacgacattttttctgacgtacacaacaatcgtaaatcatgtcgtgggcctgtcgtaagccgttgtcgcatgcgacaaaaatcgtaccgtgtagaTCGGCCCTAAGAAACCGGTTATTTTTATAGTGAATAACCACCTCCAAGTTGTTCGGCGCAAAGTATTGCTTTCTGAAATGATACGAGAGAGAACTTGAAGTGACAAATCTAGCTCGATTTTGTAATGTAATCCATGGTAGAACGCAGAGCCTGGTCTTCTCATGCTATGACGGTTAATTCGCGTACAaatctgaaaaatgtatttgaatacCTTTGTGAGTAATTAACACTCTAGAGTAGATTTAACTTGAATGTGGGCTGTTTCATTcgtaatgaaatgaaattacaaaaaaactggccatagaTTTTTACTAGAATTTTATATTAGTCCATGAAGATATCGTTCtcagcaaaaatatgaaataaaaattgggggtcaccgtacTTGTTCATGGGAAAATAGCTATTCCTTGACGGACtaagcttggcgtcaatgaaaatccgccattttatcagtGTGCTCGAGCTAATGCGCGTGCCAATGACGCCAGAAGTTATGCGCAGTAGAGTTGCGCAATCAAAAACCAGGGAGTTAACTAAGACACGGTTATTATATATCATATTTAACTACACTGAGCAAAAAGACActgtcagtttgctccaaatgaagtataatcctccatttagattactctgtcccgggacttgtggtagcaaataaaaagaaaaaaggaaaagtagcacctggacaggatttgaacccggagaacccactttgaaggaattgtttttatccactccaccactaaagatcaactgactaaaatatgagccgattatttaccaaaactaattagtatatatataaaatcattgctgatttatggttaagtctaaagcttgattttaaaatggttagtcTTCTCTttaagtttggtaaccgacatttttcaccgTGTgcgcttgcttcttagcgggtgttcaTACACGTTTagagcggcacttttggaagaaaaaattattgacattaataaaaaatgataacCTTGCAGTTAGTGATATGGTAGTCTAGAAGTTAAATGAatgggttattaatcacacgttcccaggttcgagttctgcgagtccagacattggggtttggcttttaaagaaaaatggtaatttcccatgatccctatcaagctctcattgtccaaaatgaacgataatacttcacttggaagaaattgacaattaagaataatgcTTCAactgagggagagacttggttgaatTGATCGTCCTCTTCCCTAGAACATTTTTTAACTCTTCCCAGCTCTCCAACCCTTTTTGctatccaacatggcggcgttATCCTTTGATACTACCCCATCTCTGCAGGCTATAAGCAGAAAAGAGTAGTAAGGTCGATTTAATACTCTTTGGCCTCCATGCTTGGTTGTTCTTTAGTGTGGAAGAGCTTTTATCGCTGATACATTATGACGAATTTAACCCTTTTactgccgagggcttccccattgacgaataaaatcgtctcaGTGGcgttagacggagtaaaatctgtaagtgtcaatttgcatttttggcggtgaaagggttaacaaaacaattttctcaaaatttcagtttttagtaagtcaggcccgtttcaaacatcgaactttacatgtgccgaatctaatggaaatgagcgaaaacaatagattttcctcatttgcattagattcggcgcatgtaaagttcgacgtttgaaaacGGGCCTTAGTGTAACTTATtgttaactgattagagtgtaatgtgaagtgctaggaaccatgtgagcgttactAATGGAATGGGCCCACCAAAGGACAGAGAGAAAAAAACTCTGCccggggtgggaattgaacccacgaccttcgggttagatcaccgctgctctaccgagctacaaggtcagacggaagcaggGTGGGTAATAGACGAACGatagaagtgatcttcgcatTTATGTGTACAATTTGCTCAGGTTTTCCAGATAAATGCGacgatcacttctatcttttgtCTATAACCCTATTGTACCCTTGACaagctacatacatacatacatacacacatacttaattgacctctccccatagctcccgtttggctatttacaagtgcaactgGGAAGTTGACTACCAGGATAAAGTTCAACGAGTGGTAAGAgagggtcttgaacccgggatctccggatctcaaggcaagcgccctaaccactggaccacactgccacAAGTTCATATAATGgtttaatctgaaaaaaacgAAACATGGTGCTTCTTTCGTGtaagtgaataataattaataattcgaGGTATTTACCCAGGAAGATCCAGTCACTCGGAGGAGATTTTAAGGGAGGTCCTGCATCctgatcgaattggaatttaaaGATGTTGGGGAAGTGAAGTGAGATAGTTGCAAAATTCAGCTGCAAGTGTTATAGTCAGCCAGTTACCAATGCGAGAGAACATCAGTGGTACAAAGTTTTAATGTCATCGGAAGTGAAGGCGTAGCTAATATCTTTCAATGTTCTTATTTTTGAAATTGTTGCTTCTCTGGGTTATTCTGTGGAAAGGGTTTGTGAGAGCAAAAAGGCAGTGAATTGTTGAGAGAAGGACgatttacttttctttcttacAAAATAAAAGGGTGAAAACTATCAtgcagagaagaaaaaaaagaagaacatttAGCATTGGTCACCACTAGCGAACTTTATTAAAGCATTCCCAGCTTACTGGTTCTGTGAAACTAAGCAAGTACTGATATATCTAAATCTACCAGATGATAACATGCGCGGTATGCTACTAATATGTAATCGCAAGAAATTTCTTGTTGTGGAACCTAGTGAGTGTTTTACACGCTTTTGCGAATTAAGCAGTTGGATTCATTGATGACCAATAAGATACACCCCCTGGTTACCAAATGAAATGTGATACAATTGACACAGAGCCTCAAAAGTTCTGCGGACGTATCTTCATCTCAGACCGCTTGACAGAGTAGTGACTATTTTTCCAATAATACCAGCTCATTCCACTTGCATCCGTCTTGCCATTAAGATACAGACCATTCAGGTTGGAGTTGTAACAATCCTTGTACCACCAGGCACCTTTATAGCTTGACGCACAGTTGACTGAATCACGGTTATCATTATCTCGATCCTTGGTGGTAAACGCTTGCCCTCTTTCATAGCCAAGGGAATCACCTGCAGTGCCAGGATGAAAAGAAAGCgaattaagcaatcaaaataagaagcagttttaaacttttttaaaatggtaAAAATTCTTAAGACGCACCTGAGATTGTTTGTTGTCTTTACTTGCCACCGACATGAAATCGATGTAACGTGTTTATCACCACACGAGTGGAATGATTACCAGGTTTTTCAGTTTGCTGTGTTTTAGCTAACTCACtggcttaaatatacaactTATTCTTTCAGTGAAAGCGAGATAAAGTTCTCTGACATCACAGTAGAATTTCTATCACCTAGAGACAGACTGCATGCACCTAGTTGAAATGAGAAAATGTGTCTATCTCAATTAACACAGGGTTGTTCATTGATCACCAGAGTTTGCAAACCTGAATATTTCCCCAAACTCAGCTGGTATTTTGCTCGCTCACTTGCCACGGTAGCTGAAGTGTACTCGGCAAATGCTGTCTTTCCATGATTGTCTTCCAAGTCTACGCGAAGCTTGTTGCCGCTGTTTGCAGTCAAGCGGTGAATCTTGTCCAGTCCAAGCCAAAACTCTCCTCTCAGATTACCAAATCCTCGTTTGTAAGCGTCCCAAGTGCGGAAGAAATCTACGGAGCcgtcttgtcttttttgaaaaaccgTCCATCCTCCGCCAGCcgttttttgatcacagtacacttcaaattctcccaaacCATCGGGATCGATTTTGTACACACCACTGATCTTTTCGCCAGAATTGTAAACATTGGCGCAGTTCCTGTAGACTGAAAAATTACACAAGCGGGATGAATTTCTGTCAGTCAGTTAAGTTTAGGTTTTATCCTTACAAAGTTTTCTGGGATGGAAACGGAGTAACTggatctctttttgttccattAACGAAAACCATGAAATTCTTTATTCCGAATCTTCGAACGCTAAATGATATTCCTTAttcattttctcctttaaaTTTGTTAGATGGACGTCAAAGAGTAAAATACCATACAGAGCTGGCAGATGCTTGTTACAAGGAAATAACAATTAAGGCAATTTATCGACCTTAATTTAAGTGCTTTCTCCGAAGACACCCATGCTTTCGAAAACTTCAACCACTGATTTTTGAGAAGTAAGAGTATTTAAAATGGATAATTGCAAACCTTTGTCATAAGAGCCGCCCGTGTCGTTTCTTTTCAGCCCAGCGATTGCTTCTTTGATCTCAGTAAGTTGCTCCTCGATTTTCTTACAGCAGTGTGGTCCGGCGTAAAAGTTGTTATTCATGTTGTACTGGGGTTTACTTATCTCTGGGTTTTTTGTTGGTTGCACCGCAGTATTGGCAAATGTCCCAACAAGAATCGCAGTAAAAAGCagagctacaatcttggacaaattaaatggaacattgagaccacccctccccccaaaatcagtgatgggaaaatggcgccttttggccttcacgcaccttcatccttgatttgggggagagggggcatttctgttccattttattctgtccaagattgtccaTGAGTCCCTGCTTGGCGTTACCAGTAGTATATGAGGT from Montipora capricornis isolate CH-2021 chromosome 12, ASM3666992v2, whole genome shotgun sequence encodes the following:
- the LOC138027445 gene encoding ryncolin-4-like codes for the protein MNNNFYAGPHCCKKIEEQLTEIKEAIAGLKRNDTGGSYDKVYRNCANVYNSGEKISGVYKIDPDGLGEFEVYCDQKTAGGGWTVFQKRQDGSVDFFRTWDAYKRGFGNLRGEFWLGLDKIHRLTANSGNKLRVDLEDNHGKTAFAEYTSATVASERAKYQLSLGKYSGTAGDSLGYERGQAFTTKDRDNDNRDSVNCASSYKGAWWYKDCYNSNLNGLYLNGKTDASGMSWYYWKNSHYSVKRSEMKIRPQNF